The Synechococcus sp. RS9909 genomic interval GATCGCGACCGTGAAAGAAATAGTGCTCTCCCTCCCTCTCCCCGGCCCGGGGGGCACGGGTCGTGGCAGACACCGAGAGCCAGACCCGGGGATGGCGCTCCAGCAGTCGGGCCACCAGCGTGCCTTTGCCGACACCGCTCGGGCCGGTGAGCACCGTGAGTCCGGCGGTGGCTGGGGAAGAACCCATGCATTGCGTCCGATCGACCTGCAGGGTAGGAAGACACCTCGCCTGCCAAGCCATCCCCGCCATGGACCTGCCCCCCCGGGATCGTCCCTCAGCCCAGGGGATGGATGTCACCACCGTGCGGGCGGTGGTCAGCGATCTGCGGCGTTGCCTGCTGCCCAGCCGTTTTGAAAAGGCACAACAACCCGATCCCCACAGCCTGCAGCTGGGATTCCGCACCCTGACGGGAATGCTGTGGCTGGAACTGAGCTGGCAAGCCGATCTGCCACGGCTGGTTCTAATCCCTCCACCGCGCCGGAAGGGGGGGGGCAGCACGCTGGCGCAGCAGGTCCAGCACAGCCTGCGACAACTGGCTCTCGTGCAGATCGAGCAACAGGGTTTCGAACGGGTGGTGAGTTTCGCACTCGCCACGCGACCGGGAGACCCGATCCAGCGCCGACTGGTGCTGGAACTGATGGGGCGACACAGCAACCTGATGCTGCTGGATCCGGACCAGCGGATCATCGCCATCGGACGTCAGGTGCGGGACCACCAGTCGCGCGTCCGACCGATCAGCACCGGCGATCTCTACGTGGATCCCCCTGGGCTGCAGGGACAGATCCCCAGCCTGGAGGAGTCGTTCGATCGCTGGAAGCAACGCCTGACCCTTCTGCCGATTCCCCTCGGCAAAGCGCTGAGACAGACCTATCAAGGCATCAGCCCCAGCCTGAGCCTGCAGCTGGCCCACGAGGAACGGAGCCCAGCCGAGCAACTGCTCAGCACGCCGGTCGAGGCGCTGCACACCCCCGACTGGCTCGCGCTGCATGCGCGCTGGCAACTCTGGTTGCAGCAGCTTGAGGCAGGGAGCTTCCGACTCCGTTTTGACGGCCCCACCCCCTACCGGGTCTGGGCCCCCGACGTTGACGGCGAAGCGCCGGAAGCCGACTGCCTCAGCCTCAGCCTTGGTCTCCACTACCGGCACCACAACAGCCAACGCCGGATCGAGCGCCAGGCGAGGGAGCTGCGTCTCCGCCTGGAGCACTGGCGGCAACGGGAACAACGCCAGCTGGAGGATCAGGAGCGCCGACTGCACGACACCGACCAAGCACAAGCCCTGCAGCAGGAAGCCGATGGGCTGCTATGCCACGCCTCCCCCAGCCGCGAGCAGATCGATCGCGCCCAGAAGCTGTATCAGCGGGCTCGCAAGCTGCGGCGAGCCGAGCCGCTTCTTGAGGAGCGCCGGCGCTATCACCAACAGCGTCTGCAGCTGATCGAAGGAAGCGAAGCCTTTCTGGACAACCTGCTCGACGCCCCGTCCGCTGCAGCAGGCGATGGCCTGGATGACACACCCGAGCGCCTTCAGGAGCTGCGCGGCGAACTGGATGAGCTGTTGATGCCGCAGCGGCGGCGCAACCGGGCGGACGAACGACGACACCGCCAGGAGGGACCGCAACCCCTACAACTGCGCAGCCCCAACGGACTGATGATCCAGGTCGGTCGGAACCATCGCCAGAATGACTGGATCAGCCTGCGCCAGGCGCGCCCCGGCGATCTGTGGTTCCACGCGCAGGAATGTCCGGGGAGTCACGTGGTGCTCAAGGCTTCCAGCGGTCTGGCCTCCGAGGAGGACTTGGTGCTGGCTGCCGATCTCGCGGCTCACTTCAGTCGTGCGCGCCGGAATCGCAAGGTGGCCGTGGTGATGGTGCCGGTGGAGCAGCTGCAGCGGATCGCGGGCGCGGCCCCAGGCACGGTGCGTCACCGCGGCGGCGACGTGCGCTGGGCCGAACCGGAACGGATCGCCCAACAACTGCACAGCGGAGGACTCCTAGCCTGAACACTGCTTGGTCACAGCCCCCTGGAACCACCGCCGCCGATTCGCATCCCCAGAGCCACGGCCTCCCAGCCGCCGGGTGATGCACCGCCGGCCGACCGGGACATGCCCCTGGTGGATCACCTGGAGGAGCTGCGCCAACGGGTGTTGCGCAGCCTGCTGGCCGTTGTGCTGGCTGCCCTCGGCTGCCTCCTGGCCGTCAAACCCCTGGTGACCCTGCTGGAGCGCCCTGCCGGCTCGATTCATTTTCTGCAGCTGGCACCAGGCGAATTTCTGTTTGTGTCGTTCAAGGTGGCCGGCTATGCCGGCCTCACCCTGGCCTTGCCCTATGTGCTTTACGAGGGCCTTGCCTTCGTGCTTCCGGGCCTCACTCGAAGGGAACGCCGCCTGATCGCGCCTGCCGTGGCCGGATCGGCTTGCCTGTTTCTCGCCGGTATCGCCTTCGCCTGGTGGGCCCTCGTGCCTGCGGCCCTGCGTTTTCTGGTGAGTTACGGCGCCGATGTGGTCGAACCGCTGTGGTCGATCGAGCGCTACCTGGATTTTGTGCTTCTGCTGATGCTGGCCACCGGACTGGCCTTTCAACTGCCGGTGCTGCAGCTGCTTC includes:
- a CDS encoding NFACT family protein, with translation MDLPPRDRPSAQGMDVTTVRAVVSDLRRCLLPSRFEKAQQPDPHSLQLGFRTLTGMLWLELSWQADLPRLVLIPPPRRKGGGSTLAQQVQHSLRQLALVQIEQQGFERVVSFALATRPGDPIQRRLVLELMGRHSNLMLLDPDQRIIAIGRQVRDHQSRVRPISTGDLYVDPPGLQGQIPSLEESFDRWKQRLTLLPIPLGKALRQTYQGISPSLSLQLAHEERSPAEQLLSTPVEALHTPDWLALHARWQLWLQQLEAGSFRLRFDGPTPYRVWAPDVDGEAPEADCLSLSLGLHYRHHNSQRRIERQARELRLRLEHWRQREQRQLEDQERRLHDTDQAQALQQEADGLLCHASPSREQIDRAQKLYQRARKLRRAEPLLEERRRYHQQRLQLIEGSEAFLDNLLDAPSAAAGDGLDDTPERLQELRGELDELLMPQRRRNRADERRHRQEGPQPLQLRSPNGLMIQVGRNHRQNDWISLRQARPGDLWFHAQECPGSHVVLKASSGLASEEDLVLAADLAAHFSRARRNRKVAVVMVPVEQLQRIAGAAPGTVRHRGGDVRWAEPERIAQQLHSGGLLA
- the tatC gene encoding twin-arginine translocase subunit TatC codes for the protein MPLVDHLEELRQRVLRSLLAVVLAALGCLLAVKPLVTLLERPAGSIHFLQLAPGEFLFVSFKVAGYAGLTLALPYVLYEGLAFVLPGLTRRERRLIAPAVAGSACLFLAGIAFAWWALVPAALRFLVSYGADVVEPLWSIERYLDFVLLLMLATGLAFQLPVLQLLLGLFGLITWRRMLAAWRWVVLAAALAGAVLTPSTDPITMLLLAGAITALFLIGVGLVALTQGFKAETPPDAPPPAAAD